The sequence TATGATCTGATGCAAACAAGAGGTTTGACTTTCGTGAAGTTCTTTCGTCATTGTTAGTTTAATAAGTATTCTCATTAAGCGTCTTCTTTGTTACTCATTTTTGGTGCCACAAGCATAGTGAGACAATGGTTAAGGTCTGGAAGCCATGGTGTGTTTTGATTTCTGTGCTGCATTTGTTCCTCCACACCACATCTTCTGATTTCATCGTCAAGAATCTACCAGGTTTTGGGGATCTTCCGTTCACATTGAATACTGGGTCAGTTATAGCCTCGtacttttgttttctgaattTGCTTTAAGGTCCCGTTAGCGATGCTTGCCGGTTTccgattttcttattttaaaatgtaatttcaaATCGAAATCGAGTTCAAAAAAATGaggttgaattgatttttttttcttttcaaaatagtttttatcccatttcaaaaacaataaaaatagatttttggGTTTCTGTTTTTGGTTTTACTCTTACCCTCTAGCACTTCTCCCTCAAGTTAATCTCTCTCACTTCATTGGTTGCGATCTTCAGTCATCGATCGTCAGTCATGGTTGTCGATAGCCGATCATCAATTGTCGATCGCCAATCGTCGGTGGTCGGAGATGTTAGTCGCACTCGTCAATCGCCAATCATCAATTATCGATCACCGGTCATCGATCGTCGATCACCAATCACGGTAACTGGTAATGATCACAATCATCGTTCATCGGTTGTTGATCCTCAACAACTGTCACGGTCGCCGATTAATGGTTGTGATTGTTGATCAATGATACCGATCACAATCATCAATCGCAGTCGCTGATTGTGGGTGTTTGTCGTCGGCCAATGACCTTTTTTGGGATTACAAAATTTTGATGAAGATATATGGGAGAAATttgagaataattttaaaattgattatgaaattccttttctattttgcaacaattttcaaaatcaaagttaaaattaaaaattcaaaacgaaaactgaatttaatttttaaatatttcaaaactaaaaatggAAAATCACTCCAAGCAGGAACTTATTTTGGACATGTTTGTTTTCATTAGTctgtatggaaaaaaaaatagaagaagaagagaaaacctTGAAATTTAtgctaaagagaaaataaagaattatctttcaaaaaaatcatCGCTGTAATTGTGTTTTTCTTCATCTGTTGTCCTTGCTTTTTTACAaacatatatcattttaaaatattgtcaGCAACATATATATACAGATACATTGGTGTTGGACAAAGAGAAGAGGTGCAGTTATATTATTACTTTGTTGAATCTCAAAGGAGTCCTTTGAATGATCCTCTTCTACTTTGGCTTGTTGGAGGTCCTGGTTGCTCTGCCCATTCTGCTTTCTTCTATGAAAATGGTAATGTCTTAATATTTGCAGAGTAgagcattttaatttcatttttatttatactgtTCCAATCTTAATCATTTTCctatattttctttctattattttcttcattttaaaaaatattagttgaaataaaaatattagtttatcaataaaattagtaTGTCATTGTCTTTGAGATCTCATATCAACTCTAATACaatcaaaataaagtttataaaGAAGTGCAGTGactacaatttattttttttacatttaacttatatttaattaaaaaaaatttaaaaaaaaattaaacactatAATTAACATAGTATTCTATATTAATTATCAACATGTCATTAATCTGAATGACATTGGGTTTGGATTCTTTAAATTAACAAAGTATCAATTAAGGtcttgtgaataaaaaaaaatatacttagaTGGAGAAATCTCACTAAAAATTATCACCTATAGGTTACACAACACAAATTACCCATCACAACAAACTAAGTATGTGTATACTTCCTACTAAGGTCATGGTGACAAAATAAATAGTATTCTCTaccaattaaaattgattttaaatcttatatttgttaatattatattatatacaatcatttaattctataaattaaaataacttaatattacactttttaataaattaaattagagacCCTAAACTTTACTGCTTTGCAAATAGAGATCCTAAACTTTATATAATTTGGTCTCAATTAACCCATAAACTTTACCTCTTTGACACCATGAATTTTAGAATTATTATGATTGAtacttaaattttaactttttttaaatatatagacACCTTGAACTTTAATTGCAGTTCATTGATATCtaaaatttatcctttttacaaatagttttttttttcaatctatttAAAGTATtagtcattaattaatttttttacaactcattttttcttatttaaaatataattaagaatatgaatttagaaaatatatataaaaaggagAGGTAAtagcattaataaaataaacttttaatttttatttttaattctaaaatttattatgttttaatgttaggaaaagttaattttaaaaataaaactaataaatagttgagattaaataaataaacagttgattttttttagtaatttaacTGTAATTTAATATACGAGATTATTTATGAAAAGggtaaattttaagaattaattgacatgaaattgaaatttcggTGTCTATATGTGCAAAACTGCAAAAGAAAGGTTAACGATtgatttaaatgaaattaaagttcATGATGCATATTtgcaaaaacaataaaatttaggGATCAATTGagacaaaattaaagtttaaggTGTCTAtgtaaaaaaagagtaaaagggGGTTGTATACTTTTTTCCCTTAAAATTAAAGTCTCATCCTTGCCCTTGAATTTGACAAGTGATATATTACTTTAGTCCTTAAATTTTAAtgacttaattaaatttttcatacttggaatatatgttattttcatattattacttaacattcattttttttcacccaagtacctgaaaaataatataattttattttactatatgtTTGTCGTTAGTCGTCTTTTATTAAATGATGACGTGACAGACGGAATACCACGCCTTGTGACTGACACATCATTGAAGGTGATGATATGACACTTTATCTGCCATGTTATCACTTAACGGAAGACAACTAACGACCTGtagtaaaatgaaactaaaaaatttTGTAGATAGTAATATGAAAATGGTCTATTTTTTCCaagtatgaaaaatttaattaagccaatctaaaaaataattttttagttaacaaatgataaggaggagttttatcaaaataaaaaatttaattttagaaaaaatgataaatgatatattttattgaaaataaaaataaaaatgataattttaaatttaagttatgttTAAAAACAAATCTTATAAGTCAGTAAGAAAAAATCGTTTCTCAAacacttttatttattcaaatatttgtaaacttgtcaataaattaaaaattaattaaaataacttgatgaacatatatgtaatttactttatcctatttattttttaagataattcatcattcaaaataagaaatacattaaattaataagatatttttttattggtaagaataaaaaatactatttgaaatttacaataactcacctatcaatttattatgtttGATCAACCAAACTAGCTAGattaataagataatattaaaggTGAAATTAGTTAAGATGCGTATATTTAATATCTAGATAAAGTTAAAAGAGAATCTAGAGAATAATGAAGAAAGAATGAGGGAAAACATAATATGTTATATGTGTACATAAGTTATAGACTGCAAAACACCAATTGTATatgatttaaataagtttttcatacctaaaaaatagtttgttttcatattactacttaaaaattcatttcttttcaaccaagtacctaaaaaaaatttcaattttattttactgcCTGTGGTTAGTCGCCTTCTATTAAGTAATAATGTGTCAGACGGAGTGTTAAGTCATCATGCTATGAAACTAACACGTCATTGAAGCTAATGACATGACAATGAGGTGTCTGTGACAAGACGTGATGACGTAGTACTCTGTCTGCCATATCATCACTTAACGGAAGACAACTAACGCAAGtagtaaaatgaaaaacttaataaaaCGGACTATATTCCtggtatgaaaaacttaattaagcaaATTCTGATTATTCAAGTTAGTCTTTTGGTTAAGTCTTTCCTGTTAACTTTAATAAAAACATCTTACATATGGTAGGTTAAGTGGTTGTGTGACCACTACTATAAGAAACACATTCAACATTGTCCCATGTCAATGacaattttcaatatatatatatatatatatatatatatatatatatatatatatatatatataacattgttaacaaaaaaatacgatggtaattttgaaattaaattaaagttgaTGACATTGGTTCTTTCAAAACCAATATTGAAATAGTTGTTCAACATTGGTTCTTCATAACACCGTTCTTGTTATTAGATTTTGAAAGacatttttatataacaaatgTTGTTATGAGACTTTCAAAGAtggtttttttataactaatgtTGTTAAGTATTACTAAACCCCTTAAATGCCCACACTCCCTCTCTCTGCGAACTCCTATCCATCTCGAGCCCTAGAGCTCTGTCACGATCCTTCTACCATGCGATGACATTGTCAACTCTAGTCAGGAAGGTAAATTCTTATGCTCTCTCTTCTGTCTCTCTATGCCTCTCCACCTTTTTGTTCCTTCTCTCACGTCTCTATGTGCCTTCCAAGTCACATCTCTTTGTTCCAcaatacacacaaaaaaagattGATGAGACTTCTCAATGAAGATAACATATGAAGAGTATAAAGACTTTCATCAAAGCCCTTTTAGAATTGTTGTTATTAAAAGGTTTTATTGTAGTAGTGGACACACATGACACATTCATACACACTTGACACATTCGTACAGCATGCATCCTATATGGTATTAGGTCACACATTCGtatacactactaaaaaaggcattatctacatcggttattctTAACATACTAGGTCGGTTACGCGACGTCGTTGTAACGCGTGTCGTAAAATGTTAATGGGTCTATGACGACGGTTCAAGACGCACGTCTTAGAATGTACtatatattctaagacggtccaaACACCAAGATCGTTTTAGAATGtagtacattctaagacggtcgtgTTGCGgagactgtcttagaatgtagtactttctaagacgattatctgtagaaccgtcttagaattttttttttttaaatctcatttttttaaaatctcatttgtttttattgaaGTCAATTTCATTAAGCCTAAATAAAGCTTTTAGAGAAATCAGAAACCTGATTTCACAAGCTTTCACAGctgtacaaaattaaaatattaacacaTAAAGCAAAAGACACAACTAAAACAATGAGCATACATTGTTGAAGAGTCCATGTAGAGATAAGAGCAAGAGCATCCACATAAAATCTCCATGCTTTGTCAAAACCTGATGTTTTCATCATTTACAAAAACGCCACTGCTGCACTTTCTAAGACGGCCCtttataaccgtcttagaatcatCGACGTAAAAGACTCAATTTTTAGTATTGATAGTTAATATATGCAAATATGACTAAGTGGCATACGTACAATAATTATAAGACTTTGTTAATTAATTCACATCTTTACATAAACCCAAAATGATTAATCAAAAGAGAGATATAAAAATAAGTGATATCATGTTTACATACaagaatttatataatattatttttttaggtctATCTCACTTCATCATTATGATATGTAATAAATGACGAGTATAAcaaagatataataaaaaatatcgtCGCACAAACTGtagtataaaaattatcatttgggGTTTGTATTGGTTATTTAAATGTCATAACATTTGTGAATGATGGATCCCCAGATCAATTGATCTTAAGCTGACTTTTCGTACGTTCCTCACTCTCGTTGGCAATTTATATCGtatattattgataatttcCTCATTTGTtatatctaaaataaatttgcTTGCTTGAATTGTAGGGCcattaatgtttaattttcaCGATTTTAATGGGAGTTTTCCACAGCTTCTATTGAATCCGCACACTTGGACAAAGGTAAgcagttttgttttgttttttaaaatttatgagctTTAGGTCAAATTAGAGtaatttatgataataaaaactattaatattttatttttattttttagcttcaatgtcatttattaaaattctacaataaaatattttaacattttattctCAATAGATAGTGTAATCAATGCATTCAATTGATCCTAAAAACATAGTtgatttaagataaaatttaagaaattttaattttaaaaaacattcaatATTTTTACAAGTGCTATAAGTATAATATGGATATGAGATACTTCACACCATAACatggttagaaaaaaaaaaataatatttgatataatttaatatttctaaaggagtattaatttattttgataaaaaaattctcaataattttaaataaatcaagataattaatactataagtccatttacattttttaattaataaataacaagaaaatactttttttaaatgaataaaatatttaattaacattagaaataatatatttgtaattaagAAGATTGAAATGGGCATGTTTAGGATTGAAAACTACTCTTACACTAAAAGAAAGTGATTTTCCGATGGTCAAAATCTATTGGAAACATTAAAAATTCATcgttaattgaaaatttccgATGGATTTCCTACGGATAAATATCCGTTAGAAAAAATGATCGTAAAAAATTTTAACCGATGAATTTTTTTGTCTGTTGGAAAAATTCTGTCGCAaaattccaataaaaaattttCATAGATCATTTCCAATGGATGTCTGTGGGAAATTTTCGACGAATTTTTCCACACAAAAAATTCGTgagaaaatcttattttataaataattaactaaatgagaataaatttaaaaaatcttaattcatttttcaaaataaagataTTACAAAAGtccaaacttaaaaaaattatactataattaaagtattacattatattaaaggattattttttaaaaaggcaaaattatatttttggccccCCATTTTGTCTTCAATTTTGGATTTGGTCTCCCAGTAAATTAATTCACAAACTGTGTCCTCCTATTTTCTAAAATGATGCAATGTTGATCCCCTAGGCCACAATTGACTGTTAGCAACTATgtgtcacgttcttattggatgaCAACTGTTACGTGTCATGTTCTTATtggttaatgaaaataataatgcatttcatctttcatggaATTGACATtcaatcagaacatgacacaTGACAGTTGtcatccaataagaacgtgacaTGTGACCGTCAACATCACTTGCTAACGGTCAACGTTCAATTGTGGCCTGAAGGACCAATATTGtatgattttacaaaatatgagTACTAAATTCGTTAATTAAATTACTGGGAGACTAAATCCGAAATTGGAGATAAACTGGGGgaccatatttttaattttttcttttaaaaatatgcatcgttcctaaaaaattattaataacacttgtaactataattattattgaaaaaattaaaaattaaaatatttaaatcttatataACATTACCTATGTCAAAAATAGGCTAATTAAATTTCtcgttttatataataaaataatatattataaatatttacatattcaattttgataaatatagaataaataaattaaataataataatttaaaatttaaatgtaaatttcGGCGTTAGGCCTAATAATGGTTGGACTCGGCGGCCCTGATAACATTATACCAAACTTATACACCAGCTGTCGAGCTCTTTCTTTATACTAGATCTAAACAAAGTACTTCCCAGATAAAGCATAATCTGATGCCATGAGTCAGTCATACGGTTGTTTTAGCAAattgtttttatgataaaactaaCCCACTATGCTGGAGACAAGctgataaaaatacaaaatagtggaaaaagaaatgaaaattgaaacatTGTagattacaaaatatatagatttCTGTCGGAATGATACACACTGTTCTCTTCCTAGTAATGGTTCCGTCTCCAGTAGTAATCACACTAGGCATTGCATCACTTTCTTGATAGGAATTCAAATGCTTAAGCTTTTTGGTCATTTCCTGCATTGCTCCTGCTTCAGCATAAGATAAGAAGACAAAAGAGCATGTTCGCAACAGAGTAGTTATACATGAGCTAGTTGTTAGTGTAGCATGAgaaacttttaataaaaatcattagGAAATTAACCTTGTTTTGTAATCAAGCAAAAGAGTGCgattggatagagaattttaactgaggaaagtaatttatctgagaatttgaatttctgtaatttagaattcattgtttggatgctttatatgaaaaatttacaattttggaattttaaaaaattttaaacaactaaaaattctggaatttcaatttccttctaaaaggtgagaaattgaaattctcttggTACAGTCTTCGTCAAGAAACACCGTCTGAACTCCTAAAATATCGATCGAGTGTGAGCATAGAGGAATGCGTATAACTAATACACCaatcatattttctctttttttttattcatttttttcatcctcataatttttaaaattttaaaattaaaagaatttcaattgaaatatttaaaattcttaaaattttaaattccttaaaattttaaatttctccatccaaacattTGTCCTCTCTCTGAATCATGTATCTATACTAACCAACCTTTAATGAGACAcgtaactaaattttttaatttacaagcaAGAAttttgttatgcatgtttgtcACTGCATGTATATTCCCATAATTCCCATAATTCCTTTGTCACTGCACGTGGGATAAACCAGCTCCTCTATTCATATCCCTATTCTTATAAAATTGAGTAATAGGAGGTCTACTAGATTGTAAATAGAGAAGCAATCACAGTAGAAGATAACaatttgaagaaattattaGGTAGTTTTTGACTAAGTTGGTATTAATTGTCACataacatgtattttttaaaaaaaaaaatcaaaaaatttgaaaacatgTCATGTAGACAGGTTGAGACCATGAACGCATGGTGATCTTGAAACATTTAATGATTTCTAGTCAATTTGATCATGCATGTGGACGCGTTAAATATTTGTCAAGACTCGAGTTCTCTTGTTGGCTTCAGTGTTTGCCTCCTTTCAGTAATTACACTCAGCAGCTTAAGGTTTTCCTATTTCCTACCACCCAGAAAAGGACAGGCCATCATAATGTAAACATTTATTTACATGACTTGATGTAACACTCTCATCAGTAAGTAAATATAACTTCCTcctaatttattattagaaattcaaattagcCTGTGGCATCCTTTTCAATTTAACTTATGAAATACAGGACACTAAGTACACATGCTTGATTTGGTTTTTTAACAACACATCAAATAACATTACATAGAGAGTCTTAAAAAGTGTGCACTCACAACATGGtcaacaaacaaattaaaagaaaaagaaagttaccCTCATGCCATGCATCCCCACAAGAATTTGCAAATGTCTTGAGACTTATAAATTGAGTGAGGTAGATGCTGAGCACCACCGGCCGGAGACACTGGAAGAGACTTCTCTGCCTCCTTAGGACGGACTGCTCTTCCTTCCTCTTCGGGTCCTCCTTGACTTATCTTTCTCTGGTCGTTCCCTCCTATCATGATCTCCTTACTCCCTGTGATATAGCTAATATAAtccttcaaaaaaatttatccaaaattCCAATATTTGTTAAGGACAGAATTTCTGTcagaaatatctttttttttttttttagtgttgtTGACATATATAAACTCGGAATTTGACCAAACCTAACCAGGAATGTCATACTAAAATTGAATTTGAGTATTAATAACCagtagtttttgtttttaaactgATCAACGGTAATTTTGTAATACCTTTTTTTTAAGGTACTCAACATATTATATGTGGATGCACCTGTTGGTACGGGATATTCTTACTCTAAAACACAAGAAGGCTATTATAGCAATGACGAACAATTGGTGGAACACATGTATGATTTTTTCCATAAGGTTTGtatcatttacatttttttatggtgCATGTGTTATTAGTTAAATTTGTTATTCCtgctaattaattattactattgtttttGTTATCTAAGAGGGATGATATAATTTAAGTCattctttctcctttttactTTTTCACACATGACAAGTGGCTGGTGGATCACCCTGAATTCAGATCGAATCCACTTTACATTGGTGGTGGTTCTTATTCTGGCATAGTTGTTCTTCCCCTGGTTCAGAAAGTATACGAAGGTAAGTATTATATACTGatttttacaatatatattctatttcctctcttattttgaaatatatttttctcttttcttaacaGATGAATGTGAATTACACTTgacttcttatatatatatatatatatatatatatatatatatatatatatatatatatatatatatatatatataattttgacagTAATGAATAATGTTGAATGTGTCCTTCAatgatgttttgatttttttacataaaatatcacccaattaattttaaactttaaactattgatttcaaaattttagaagGTAGAATGAAGTTTCGAATATGTTGAGTTTAACTCCTAGTGTGCAGGTTTGTTAAATATTTGGAGAGACAATTGTATGGTCTATTGTTGTTATATTCCGCTTGAGCAAGTTTGCGTCAAATAGAGAATacctgtaatatatatatatatatatatatatatatatatatatatatatatatatatataaaatataatctttttaactaaaatatttattttactaaggTCACAAAATTGATAGTGGGTGatgatgttaaaaaaaactgtaaacattttcttaataaggtggttgtataattaaatgatttaaatatgttttttatttctaacaaatattcaattttacatttatttgctaataaatttttattttaccatgagtctctaataaaaaataattttttttatccgtgacacttatttttagtctctaataaattaacaaattttatgtttgctccacaataaatatttttcatacagactaaaacaaaatttgttaatttattaagaaacaaacataattttctaatttatcagtgactaaaagaaaatatcatggataaaaagtaaaagtattattttcttaGGAATTTAacgcaaaacaaaaatttattaagaaacaaacacaaaaatcaaaaatttattaaagctaaaaaatatatttaagcctaattaaataaagaactatgctatttttcaaaatctttttcGTGGTAAAGGAGCATTACATAACATATTTTCATGAACAGTAAAAGAGAACTTCATAAACAAACTTAATTTGAATTCAAAGAACTTCTTGCACTAAAAAaaccatacaaaaaaattaaactaaacatgaaataaattgtataaaacTGAAGACCACAAATCTGAGCTCCAATGTTACATTGTCTTAGAGCCTATATAATGCATACATAATCATGAAACTAGAAAAAAATTGAGACTTAAACCTATCCTCCAACATCTGGGTAAAGTATTTAGCCCAAATACAAGCAAACAAACAATGATTAAGGAACttgaaagaaagataaaataaatagaacacATTTATATACAATTACATCACACCAACATATCACAGATTCAAATTATTCCATATACATAGGCATACATGCAATGTGATATACATTTAACTTATTTACATGCGATATCATTTTCAAAAATACTTTGTGATTGTGATCACATACGTCATTTAGATTGAAGAAATCCTAGATATGAGAAGTTGGCATAGTCAAGGGTTGATCCGAGAGGCACCATGAACCATTACAGGACCtcaaaaaaaacacattttgggGTCTCTAGTATGATGCACGTACACCGGTGCACTTGCCCAAGGTGCAGGGATCCTGTGAAATCCACACATATGTGCAACTTGACTGCACATTCGTGCAGACTTGCGATGTTGCACGATTTTGTTGGTTTGGGGGTTTCCAATGACTCTCAATCACTCCAAACACCAAAAATAGAAAACCTAGGAGTCTAAGATAGATTCTTACatgtttcaaatcaattttaaacactcaattatttcaaattcatGAATCAATCACCAATTATGCAGTCCAAatctattaaataatatttaattattataatcttttttcttttattttaacattttaaatgatgttaaaggaaaaaaaaattgtcaatcatgatcattatgaaagggaaaaaaatctgCGAAAATTTCTTTACATTAAAACAAATTCAAGTGTATATATCGCATTTATCTTTTAACCAAAGGAAGTGTGtgtattctgtaaaaaaaaatgtgcatttTTAAATGAAAGATTGTGTAATTTAAACATCTCTATAATTTattcaattcaaattaatttacttcagtttttttttactacaaaaGCCTCAAGGTCTCCTATCATTAATAATTGAAGCATGAATACAATTTGGTATGTTATTGTCACAGAACTGCTGACAAGACAAAAAACTTAGACATCCATGTAAGAGCATGGGCGACGATATTGACTTGTTTACAAACAAACTTTACCACAAAGTTATGAATATTACGAAGTAGCTGTTTGCAACTATATGAAAAATGAGACCGAACTCGTTATTATAATGCTTCGATTACAGAAATATGTTAATTTACTTCAAGTTTTATTAATACATGATTTACTGATTTGCAGATTATGAAACTGGACGCTCACCAATCCTGAACATCCAAGTACagaaatatgcttattttctCGTTGTTAGCATTTCATGGatgccaaatatgttttattcaaattttcttattttgtctCTGAATTTTACAATAGGGCCTTGTGCTTGCAAGTCCAAGACTTGACTCTTTCATGGACAATAACACAAAAGTTGAATTCGCTCACCAACGAACACTTATATCAAATGAACTATacgaggttttttttttatagagaaatTCAACTAACTTACtagctttaaaattaatttattttacaggaaattaaatcttatatatgtatgtttggtGCCATTTTGCTTTTACAGTCAATTAAATCTAATTGCAATGGTGATTATGTTAATCTTGATCCTAACAACACAAAATGTATGTCAGATTATGAAGCCTACACTGAGGTGGGAAACCTTCTTCTATATTTTCCATAGCTCTTcacaaaaaatttgtttataatattcaaatattttttaatattttatcatccATTGTGTAGTTAGTTCGTTACATAAATGAATATCAAATTTTGGAACCAAGTTGTGTGATTGCACCTAAGGAGAATCAAAGAATTCTTTctcaagaattaaattatatccaCCAAACTAAATTTAGGTGTCGGGTATGTagacctctctctctctctctttgtacACACACAAattttatctctctctctctctttgtacacacacaaattttacatttaatattGATCTAGGATGACTTATATGCAATTGGAGAATTATGGGCAAATGATCCACATGTTCAGAAGGCTCTTCAAGTTAGAGAGGTAAACAGTAATAATTATTCCTTTAATTAGATGTTAAGAgagttaaaaaagtaaattaaattttgcatGATCAAGAAAATATAATGTCGACACAGGGAACAAAAGATCACTTCCAACGATGCAATCGCAGCGCTGCATATACATGGAACGTTCCTAGTGTGGTTCAATACCTTCATAATCTTACAAACACAAACATGCGATCTCTAATTTA comes from Glycine soja cultivar W05 chromosome 20, ASM419377v2, whole genome shotgun sequence and encodes:
- the LOC114402331 gene encoding serine carboxypeptidase-like 17 produces the protein MVKVWKPWCVLISVLHLFLHTTSSDFIVKNLPGFGDLPFTLNTGYIGVGQREEVQLYYYFVESQRSPLNDPLLLWLVGGPGCSAHSAFFYENGPLMFNFHDFNGSFPQLLLNPHTWTKVLNILYVDAPVGTGYSYSKTQEGYYSNDEQLVEHMYDFFHKWLVDHPEFRSNPLYIGGGSYSGIVVLPLVQKVYEDYETGRSPILNIQGLVLASPRLDSFMDNNTKVEFAHQRTLISNELYESIKSNCNGDYVNLDPNNTKCMSDYEAYTELVRYINEYQILEPSCVIAPKENQRILSQELNYIHQTKFRCRDDLYAIGELWANDPHVQKALQVREGTKDHFQRCNRSAAYTWNVPSVVQYLHNLTNTNMRSLIYCTDLDMSIPYLSSLSIVKSLNLKFDMTWHPWFVDGQVAGYAEEYKKSEYHLTYAIVKGAGHVAQESKPKEVYEMIDRWLSFFYI